The following are from one region of the Mycolicibacterium helvum genome:
- a CDS encoding DUF402 domain-containing protein gives MAEPPGTTAVHPPKQETFDLVGYTNTDPKGILRAVDEYRVTPWGLYMARPTPGRAQFHYLESWLLPSLGLRANVFHFNAGYERPQDYYLDIGHIDVGDTAWHAEDHYLDLVVYTGDRTDLVDIDELFAAHRDGLVTTATAEAALRHVVVAVEGLARHDHDLNAWLAADGIYLTWL, from the coding sequence GTGGCCGAACCACCGGGGACGACAGCCGTCCATCCGCCAAAACAGGAGACGTTCGACCTGGTCGGCTACACCAATACCGACCCGAAAGGCATCCTGCGAGCCGTCGACGAATACCGGGTTACCCCATGGGGGCTGTACATGGCCCGCCCGACCCCGGGCCGCGCCCAGTTCCACTACCTCGAGTCCTGGCTGCTGCCGTCGCTGGGGCTGCGGGCCAATGTCTTCCACTTCAACGCCGGCTATGAGCGTCCGCAGGACTACTACCTCGACATTGGGCACATCGACGTGGGTGATACGGCCTGGCATGCCGAAGACCACTACCTCGACCTCGTCGTCTACACCGGGGACCGCACCGACCTCGTCGATATCGACGAACTGTTCGCGGCCCACCGCGACGGCCTGGTGACCACCGCGACCGCCGAGGCCGCGCTGCGGCATGTTGTGGTTGCCGTCGAGGGCCTGGCGCGCCACGACCATGACCTCAACGCCTGGCTCGCCGCCGACGGAATCTACCTGACCTGGCTCTGA
- a CDS encoding nitroreductase/quinone reductase family protein, whose translation MHKPDSVAEVSAWLLENGHRLILALTGGRYPRTVMGMLPVELHTVGRKSGKPYANLLTSPLHDDHRIVVVASKGGHQDHPDWYKNAMASPDVTVTVDGATVPMLARCASPEERAELWPQVVKAYKGYAGYQRNTSREIPLLILERR comes from the coding sequence GTGCACAAACCCGATAGTGTCGCCGAGGTCAGCGCCTGGCTGCTGGAAAACGGTCACCGGCTCATCCTCGCGCTCACAGGCGGCCGCTACCCGCGCACCGTGATGGGAATGCTGCCCGTCGAGTTGCACACCGTCGGCCGCAAATCCGGCAAGCCGTACGCCAACCTGTTGACCTCCCCGCTCCACGATGACCACCGCATCGTCGTCGTGGCATCCAAGGGTGGACACCAAGATCACCCGGACTGGTACAAGAACGCGATGGCCAGCCCAGATGTCACGGTGACCGTTGACGGCGCGACAGTTCCGATGCTGGCCCGGTGTGCCAGCCCGGAGGAACGAGCCGAATTGTGGCCGCAAGTGGTCAAGGCCTACAAGGGATATGCGGGCTATCAGCGCAACACGTCCCGGGAAATCCCGCTGCTGATCCTGGAACGCCGCTGA
- the coaE gene encoding dephospho-CoA kinase has product MLRIGLTGGIGAGKSTVSATFSECGGIVVDGDVISREVVEPGTDGLARLVDAFGAQILQPDGALDRPALATIAFSDEEKRQTLNGIVHPLVATRRSELIAAAGEDAVIVEDIPLLVESQMAPMFPLVVIVNADPEVRVKRLIEYRGFSEADARARIAAQATEEQRRLVADVWLDNSGTSGRLVEQARELWYQRILPFAHNLATRTPVASAPALVAADPTWADQARRIVARLNTTCGHRAVRIDHIGSTAVPGMDAKDVIDVQVTVASLELADELAEDLLRAGYPRVEAITSDAPKAGTDPALWHKRFHASGDPGRPTNIHIRVDGWPNQQFALLFVDWLIANPGVQADYLAVKRSAAGHTDMGAYAEAKEPWFLDAYRRAWEWAASTGWTPGT; this is encoded by the coding sequence ATGCTGCGCATCGGTTTAACCGGCGGTATTGGCGCCGGAAAGTCGACGGTGTCCGCCACATTCTCAGAATGTGGCGGCATCGTCGTCGATGGGGATGTCATCTCCCGTGAGGTCGTCGAGCCCGGCACCGATGGTCTGGCCAGGCTCGTCGACGCGTTCGGGGCGCAGATCCTGCAGCCCGACGGCGCTCTGGATCGGCCGGCACTGGCCACGATCGCGTTCAGCGACGAGGAGAAGCGGCAGACCCTGAACGGCATCGTTCACCCGCTCGTGGCGACCCGGCGGTCTGAGCTGATCGCCGCCGCCGGCGAGGACGCGGTGATCGTCGAGGACATCCCGCTGCTGGTCGAATCACAGATGGCGCCGATGTTCCCGCTGGTCGTCATCGTGAACGCCGACCCCGAGGTGCGGGTGAAGCGGCTCATCGAATACCGCGGTTTCAGTGAGGCCGACGCCAGAGCTCGCATCGCCGCGCAGGCCACCGAGGAGCAACGACGATTGGTCGCCGACGTCTGGCTGGACAACTCCGGTACGTCGGGGCGGCTCGTCGAGCAGGCCCGTGAGCTGTGGTATCAGCGGATTCTGCCGTTCGCGCACAACCTGGCCACCCGTACCCCGGTGGCCAGTGCGCCCGCACTGGTCGCGGCCGATCCCACCTGGGCCGACCAGGCCCGCCGGATCGTGGCGCGGCTCAACACCACCTGCGGGCACCGGGCCGTGCGGATCGACCACATCGGGTCGACGGCGGTGCCCGGCATGGACGCCAAGGACGTCATTGACGTCCAGGTGACGGTCGCCTCCCTCGAGCTCGCAGACGAGCTCGCCGAGGATCTGTTGCGGGCCGGCTATCCGCGAGTCGAGGCGATCACCTCTGACGCGCCCAAGGCGGGTACTGATCCGGCGTTGTGGCACAAGCGCTTTCATGCTTCAGGCGATCCGGGTCGGCCTACCAACATACATATTCGGGTGGACGGGTGGCCCAATCAGCAGTTCGCGCTGCTGTTCGTGGACTGGTTGATCGCCAATCCCGGTGTGCAGGCGGACTATCTGGCCGTCAAGCGTTCGGCTGCCGGGCATACCGACATGGGTGCCTACGCCGAGGCCAAGGAACCGTGGTTCCTCGATGCGTACCGGCGGGCGTGGGAATGGGCGGCGAGCACCGGCTGGACGCCCGGAACCTGA
- the rpsA gene encoding 30S ribosomal protein S1 — MPSPVATSPQVALNDIGSAEDFLAAIDKTIKYFNDGDIVEGTIVKVDRDEVLLDIGYKTEGVIPSRELSIKHDVDPNEVVSVGDEVEALVLTKEDKEGRLILSKKRAQYERAWGTIEALKEKDEAVKGTVIEVVKGGLILDIGLRGFLPASLVEMRRVRDLQPYIGKEIEAKIIELDKNRNNVVLSRRAWLEQTQSEVRSEFLNQLQKGAIRKGVVSSIVNFGAFVDLGGVDGLVHVSELSWKHIDHPSEVVQVGDEVTVEVLDVDMDRERVSLSLKATQEDPWRHFARTHAIGQIVPGKVTKLVPFGAFVRVEEGIEGLVHISELAERHVEVPDQVVQVGDDAMVKVIDIDLERRRISLSLKQANEDYTEEFDPSKYGMADSYDDAGNYIFPEGFDAETNEWLEGFDKQRTEWEARYAEAERRHKMHTTQMEKFAAAEAEAASRPATANGSSSSSSSGESAGGSLASDAQLAALREKLAGNA, encoded by the coding sequence ATGCCAAGTCCCGTCGCCACCTCGCCGCAAGTAGCCCTCAATGACATCGGCTCAGCGGAGGATTTTCTCGCCGCCATCGACAAGACCATCAAATACTTCAACGATGGCGACATCGTCGAAGGGACCATCGTCAAGGTTGACCGTGACGAAGTCTTGCTCGATATCGGCTACAAGACTGAAGGTGTCATTCCTTCTCGCGAACTCTCCATCAAGCACGACGTCGACCCCAATGAGGTTGTGTCCGTCGGCGATGAGGTGGAAGCCCTCGTCCTCACCAAAGAGGACAAAGAAGGCCGCCTGATCCTGTCCAAGAAGCGCGCTCAGTACGAGCGTGCCTGGGGCACCATCGAGGCACTCAAGGAGAAGGACGAGGCCGTCAAGGGCACCGTCATCGAGGTCGTCAAGGGCGGCCTGATCCTCGATATCGGCCTGCGCGGCTTCCTGCCCGCGTCGCTGGTCGAGATGCGTCGGGTCCGCGATCTCCAGCCGTACATCGGCAAGGAGATCGAGGCCAAGATCATCGAGCTGGACAAGAACCGCAACAACGTGGTGCTGTCCCGTCGTGCCTGGCTGGAGCAGACCCAGTCCGAGGTCCGCAGCGAATTCCTCAACCAGCTGCAGAAGGGCGCCATCCGCAAGGGTGTCGTGTCCTCGATCGTCAACTTCGGCGCGTTCGTCGATCTTGGTGGGGTCGACGGCCTGGTGCACGTTTCCGAGCTGTCCTGGAAGCACATCGATCACCCGTCCGAGGTGGTTCAGGTGGGCGACGAGGTCACCGTGGAGGTGCTCGACGTCGACATGGACCGCGAGCGGGTTTCGCTGTCGCTGAAGGCCACCCAGGAAGACCCGTGGCGTCACTTCGCTCGCACCCACGCGATCGGCCAGATCGTTCCGGGCAAGGTCACCAAGCTGGTGCCGTTCGGTGCGTTCGTCCGTGTCGAAGAGGGCATCGAGGGTCTGGTGCACATCTCCGAGCTGGCTGAGCGCCACGTCGAGGTGCCGGATCAGGTCGTGCAGGTCGGTGACGACGCGATGGTCAAGGTCATCGACATCGACCTGGAGCGCCGCCGCATCTCGCTGAGCCTCAAGCAGGCCAACGAGGACTACACCGAGGAGTTCGACCCCTCGAAGTACGGTATGGCCGACAGCTACGACGACGCCGGGAACTACATCTTCCCGGAGGGCTTCGACGCCGAGACCAACGAATGGCTCGAGGGCTTCGACAAGCAGCGCACCGAGTGGGAGGCCCGCTACGCGGAGGCCGAGCGCCGGCACAAGATGCACACCACGCAGATGGAGAAGTTCGCCGCTGCCGAGGCCGAGGCCGCCAGCCGTCCCGCGACGGCCAACGGTTCCTCCTCGTCATCGAGCTCGGGTGAGTCGGCCGGCGGTTCGCTGGCCAGCGATGCTCAGCTCGCGGCTCTCCGTGAGAAGCTGGCGGGCAACGCTTAA
- a CDS encoding PrsW family intramembrane metalloprotease — MNSPGMPPPPHAVAPPVPRAIRKVGAPLAVIIVLGTIAGLILVLLTAVNPVGTAIGFALATVALILVLLAYLWLDRWEPEPPRLLILAFLWGASVAVVVSVALEMVVDAAVNSGGADSSPITIALGAPVVEEAAKGLFLLIMMTGARRNELNSLTDCLVYAGVTAIGFAWLENIFYIADGASLSDSLLTAGIRLVMGPFAHPLFTTFTAIGVYFALQQRNRLTKAGCVLIGYLGAVIMHGLWNGSALLGAGAYFGLYFVWMMPVFILAVTLAVRSRRREQRIVAEKLPGMVAAGLITPTEAGWLGTIHTRKQVVAAATGYGGRPAGRGVKKFAIQVVELAFVRDRIDRGFGDARVFALQQLEVDGVVAARAAAGPVLHWLNGYRPPVA, encoded by the coding sequence GTGAACAGCCCAGGGATGCCGCCACCGCCCCACGCCGTGGCCCCGCCGGTGCCCCGAGCGATCCGCAAGGTCGGCGCACCCCTGGCGGTCATCATCGTTCTCGGCACCATCGCCGGATTGATCCTGGTCCTGCTGACCGCCGTGAACCCCGTCGGCACGGCGATCGGGTTCGCCCTGGCCACGGTGGCGCTGATCCTGGTCCTGCTGGCCTATCTCTGGCTGGACCGTTGGGAGCCCGAGCCGCCGCGGCTGCTGATCCTGGCCTTCCTGTGGGGCGCTTCGGTGGCGGTCGTGGTCTCGGTTGCACTGGAGATGGTCGTCGACGCGGCGGTGAACAGCGGCGGGGCGGACTCCAGCCCAATCACCATCGCATTGGGCGCCCCGGTGGTCGAAGAGGCCGCCAAGGGTCTGTTCCTGCTCATCATGATGACCGGCGCGCGGCGCAATGAACTCAATTCTCTGACCGACTGCCTGGTCTATGCGGGGGTGACGGCGATCGGATTCGCCTGGCTGGAGAACATCTTCTACATCGCCGACGGCGCGTCGCTGTCCGATTCGCTTCTCACCGCGGGGATACGCCTCGTGATGGGGCCGTTTGCTCACCCACTGTTCACCACGTTCACCGCGATTGGCGTGTATTTCGCTCTGCAGCAACGTAATCGGCTGACAAAGGCGGGCTGCGTTCTGATCGGCTATCTCGGCGCGGTGATCATGCACGGGTTGTGGAACGGCTCGGCACTGCTGGGCGCGGGTGCCTACTTCGGGCTGTACTTCGTGTGGATGATGCCGGTGTTCATCCTGGCCGTGACGCTGGCCGTGCGCAGCCGCCGGCGCGAGCAGCGCATCGTGGCCGAGAAGCTGCCCGGCATGGTCGCCGCCGGCCTGATCACGCCGACCGAGGCCGGCTGGCTGGGGACGATCCACACTCGCAAGCAGGTGGTCGCCGCGGCCACCGGATACGGCGGGCGCCCGGCCGGGCGCGGGGTGAAAAAATTCGCCATCCAGGTCGTCGAGCTGGCGTTTGTGCGCGACCGCATCGACCGTGGCTTCGGTGACGCCCGAGTATTCGCCTTACAGCAACTGGAGGTGGACGGCGTCGTCGCCGCCCGGGCGGCCGCCGGGCCCGTGCTGCACTGGCTGAACGGCTACCGCCCACCCGTTGCCTAG